In Fervidobacterium nodosum Rt17-B1, one genomic interval encodes:
- the rplW gene encoding 50S ribosomal protein L23 yields MRKEYSDIIIRPVISEKSMMLRANREYVFEVDKNANKSQIKEAVEKLFNVKVERVNTVIVKPKPKRDLRRGYMAREGYTKEWKKAIVKLAEGYAIKELQA; encoded by the coding sequence ATGAGAAAAGAATATTCAGATATCATCATCAGACCAGTAATAAGTGAAAAATCGATGATGCTCAGAGCCAATAGAGAGTATGTTTTTGAAGTTGACAAAAATGCAAATAAGTCCCAAATAAAGGAAGCTGTTGAGAAACTTTTCAATGTTAAAGTTGAAAGGGTAAATACAGTTATAGTCAAACCAAAACCAAAGAGAGACCTCAGAAGAGGTTACATGGCAAGAGAAGGTTACACGAAAGAATGGAAAAAAGCCATAGTCAAATTAGCAGAAGGCTATGCAATTAAAGAACTCCAGGCATAA
- the rplB gene encoding 50S ribosomal protein L2 has translation MGLKRFKPTTPGRRFMIIPDFSEITKTKPEKSLVVPLKKSAGRNHHGRVTVRFRGGGHKRLYRIVDFRRWEKENIPAKVASIEYDPNRTARIALLIYADGEKRYILAPNGLNVGDTVMSGPEAEIKPGNALPLENIPVGTIVHSIEFLPRGGAKIARSAGVACQLMAKEGNYALLKMPSGELRKVHIKCYATVGVVGNEDHKNEVSGKAGRERWKGRKPHVRGVVMNPVDHPHGGGEGRGKGHHPQSPWGVPAKGYKTRRGKRASDKFIVRRRNG, from the coding sequence ATGGGTCTTAAAAGATTTAAACCAACAACACCAGGTAGAAGATTCATGATAATTCCAGACTTTTCGGAAATTACAAAGACAAAACCAGAAAAGTCACTTGTTGTTCCTCTTAAGAAAAGCGCAGGAAGAAACCACCATGGTAGAGTAACAGTTAGATTCAGAGGTGGCGGTCACAAGAGACTTTACAGAATTGTTGATTTCAGAAGATGGGAAAAGGAAAATATCCCCGCAAAAGTTGCATCAATTGAATATGATCCAAATAGAACCGCAAGAATTGCTTTGCTAATTTACGCTGACGGTGAAAAAAGGTACATTCTTGCACCAAATGGACTTAACGTTGGAGATACAGTAATGTCAGGACCTGAAGCAGAAATTAAGCCAGGTAATGCTCTTCCGCTTGAAAATATACCAGTTGGTACAATCGTTCACAGTATAGAATTTTTACCACGTGGTGGGGCGAAGATAGCAAGAAGTGCTGGTGTAGCATGTCAACTTATGGCAAAAGAAGGTAACTATGCACTCTTGAAGATGCCATCTGGCGAATTGAGAAAAGTACATATAAAATGTTACGCAACGGTTGGCGTGGTAGGAAACGAAGACCACAAAAACGAAGTATCTGGTAAAGCCGGTAGAGAAAGATGGAAAGGTAGAAAGCCACATGTACGTGGTGTTGTCATGAACCCAGTTGATCACCCACACGGTGGTGGAGAAGGTAGAGGTAAAGGTCACCATCCACAGAGTCCATGGGGTGTCCCAGCGAAAGGTTACAAGACGAGGAGAGGTAAGAGAGCAAGCGATAAATTCATCGTTAGAAGACGAAACGGTTAA
- the rpsS gene encoding 30S ribosomal protein S19 — translation MSRSSKKGPFVDPKLIKKIRMLNETGEKKIIKTWSRASTIVPEMVGHTIAVYNGMKHIPVYITENMVGHKLGEFSFTRRFGGHTNKSAKKGEVKK, via the coding sequence ATGAGCCGTTCAAGCAAAAAAGGACCATTCGTAGACCCCAAACTTATCAAAAAAATAAGAATGCTCAATGAGACTGGTGAAAAGAAAATAATAAAAACATGGAGCAGAGCAAGTACAATCGTTCCAGAAATGGTCGGTCATACAATAGCTGTTTACAACGGAATGAAACACATACCAGTATATATAACAGAAAATATGGTTGGACACAAACTTGGTGAATTCTCATTCACAAGAAGATTTGGTGGACATACGAACAAGTCAGCCAAAAAAGGTGAGGTCAAGAAATAA
- the rplV gene encoding 50S ribosomal protein L22, with amino-acid sequence MQTIIKREGLKRSKFHAKRKETLATLPKYEARAVARFVRISPRKARSVINSIRGKNVSEAFNLLEFSSKKAARIVYNVLKSAVANATNNLGLSEENLYVAACYVNDGPRMKRVWPRGRGRADIIQKRMSHITVIVRDREKENETKAK; translated from the coding sequence ATGCAAACTATCATTAAAAGAGAAGGACTCAAAAGGTCCAAGTTCCATGCAAAGAGAAAAGAGACACTTGCAACGTTACCAAAATATGAAGCAAGGGCAGTTGCAAGATTTGTCCGCATATCTCCAAGGAAAGCAAGGTCAGTAATCAATTCCATTAGGGGTAAAAATGTTTCAGAAGCGTTTAATCTTCTTGAATTTTCATCGAAAAAGGCTGCACGAATCGTATATAATGTGTTAAAATCTGCAGTAGCGAATGCAACAAATAACCTCGGACTTTCTGAGGAAAACCTTTATGTTGCAGCATGTTATGTAAACGATGGCCCAAGAATGAAGAGAGTATGGCCGCGCGGTAGAGGAAGAGCGGATATTATTCAAAAGAGAATGTCCCATATAACTGTTATTGTTAGGGATAGAGAAAAAGAAAATGAGACAAAAGCAAAATAA